A segment of the Odoribacter splanchnicus DSM 20712 genome:
GAGCTCCGACCATCCCGAAGTCGATAAAGGCGATCCGATTGCCCGGCAGGATGAATAAATTACCCGCATGAGGGTCGGCATGGAAAAAACCTTCCTTGAAGACCATGATCAGCAAGGCTTCCGCTCCGTTGAGGGCTATTTGTACCGGATCGAGTCCGGCAGCCTTCAGCTGAAGCGGATCGTCCGGCGACATACCGAAGATCCGTTCCATAATGAGCATCCGGTGGGTCGTATGTTTCATGTCGACATGGGGAATGTAGATCCGGGGATTGTCTTTGAATATATCCCGGAAACGCAGGATGTTCGTGGCTTCGTTATAATAATTCAATTCCTTGAATATGCTTTCGCCGAACTCGTCGACGACTCCTACGATATTGATGGCAGCCATTTCGGGGTATTCCAGGGCTAATTTCTTGGCCAGATAGCGCATGAGGTATAAGTCTAGTTTGATTTTCTGGTCGATATTCGGGCGGCGGATTTTGATCACGACGTCTTTCCCGTTTTTCAGACGTCCGGTATACACCTGGCCGATAGAAGCCGAAGCGATACAATGTGGATTGAATTCTGAAAAAACATCCTTGATTTCGGCCCCTAATTCATCTTCAATCAGGCGGATCGCCAGATGGTCGTCGAAAGGGAGGGCATTGGTCTGTAATTTCTTCAATTCTTTTCTGAACCGTTCGGAGAGTATATCCGGCCGGTCGGCCAGGATCTGACCGAATTTGATATAAGTTGGTCCCAGATCCTCTATGGTCAGCCGCAGCCGTTCCTGGGTGGTATATACTGGTTTATGTTGGCGGATACGGCGCTTTCGGATACGACGCCCCAGAAAAGTATGGGAAATCATTTCCTTAAAACCGTGTTTGACCAGAATACTACCGATTTGAATGATTCTGGTGATCTTCAGATACCCTACGTATACATCTGTAATTCTCATTGCTCTTCGGGTTTAGAAGGTTGGGGAGGAAACGAAGCATCTTCCAGTAAAGCATTCAGCTTTTCTACAGCTGTTGTGAGTTGATCGAGGGTTTGAGTAAGCTTTTTATCCCGGCGGGGAGTGAATAACTGACGCAATAATAAAGTGCTGTTCAGCCCTTCCATAGCTCCTGCTATATGATCACTGAGCCGACGGGCTGCTTCCGGATCTTTATGAGTCTGTTGTTCGATAATTTTGGATACCTTTTCGATAAAAGCATCCCGGTCACTGAGCGAGGCATTGATGGAAGCCCGTAAAAGCAAATATAATAAGTCGTTTGTCATACCGATTACTTTAAGCATTGTCGATTGCAAAATATTAAACGAAAAAAGATGTGTTTAGTTGCAAAGAAGAAATTTTGCAGATTATTTTCTATTTTTGTAGGCTCTTAGAAATTTAAGATGATTTGTATATGGAGTGGATACATACTTTATTTTTCGGATCGGGAATCGGGCATTCGATTTTATTGGTAGCTATCGTTATCTTTATCGGGATATATCTGGGAAAAGTAAAAATAGCAGGTGTTTCTTTAGGAATTACCTGGATTCTGTTCGTCGGTATTATTTTCAGCCATTGGGGAATGCGGATGGATGCGCATGCTTTGCACTTCCTGAAAGAATTCGGACTGATTTTGTTTGTTTATTCAGTTGGTTTACAGGTAGGACCCGGTTTCTTCGCTTCTTTTAAAAAAGGCGGGCTTACCCTGAATTTACTAGCGGTATTGGTGATTGTACTGGGTGTTGCAATTACCTGTGTTTTATATGTCGTTACCGGTTTGCCCGTCACTACGATGGTGGGTATTCTCTCCGGGGCGGTGACGAATACGCCGGGCCTGGGGGCTGCGCAACAGGCTTATTTCGATATGACCGGTAAGGAAGGTACCGAAATCGCTATGGGCTATGCAGTGGCTTATCCTTTGGGTGTGGTGGGGATTATCGCAGCACTCATCCTGATTCGTTATATTTTCCGGATTTCTTTCGATAAAGAGACTGAATCTGCCCAAAGTCAGCTGGAAGAAAAAGAAGCACGGGCGACCCATGTTTCCGTCCGGGTGAAAAATCCGGCTCTGTTCGGTAAAGAAGTGGAGGCCGTCGCTACGTTGATCGATAAGAAATTTGTGATTTCCAGGGTGTTGCACGAGAATAATGATTTGGAGATCGCTTATTCACGCACACATCTACAGGCCGGAGATAAATTATTTATCATTGCTGCCAAGCAAGATATGGATGCGATAATCGCTTTTATCGGTGAAAAAATAGAGATGCATCGTTCTGAGTGGGAGAAGCTGGATTCCAAGTTGGTTTCGAAACGTATCATGATTACCCGTTCGGAAATCAATGGAAAAATGCTGGCTCAACTTCATTTACGCGGAGGATTCGGTGTCAATATCACCCGGGTAAACCGGGCCGGAGTGGATTTGGTGGCTAGTCCGGGGTTGGAATTGCAGATCGGTGACCGGGTTACGGTTGTCGGAACGGAAGATAGTGTGAAAAGTGTAGAGAAAATATTGGGTAATTCACTCCGGAGGTTGCGGGAACCCAATCTGGTACCTATTTTTCTGGGGATCGCTTTGGGTATTTTGTTAGGGAGTATACCTTTTACTTTTCCGGGAATTCCGCAACCGGTGAAATTGGGATTGGCAGGAGGACCTTTGATTACCGCTATTTTGATCAGTAAGTTCGGACCCCATTATAAATTGGTTACTTATACGACGATGAGTGCCAACCTGATGTTGCGCGAAATCGGTATCTCTTTGTTTCTGGCCTGTGTCGGTTTGGATGCAGGGGTCGGATTTGTGGATACGGTGGTGAATCAAGGTGGTTTTGCATGGATCGGATATGGGTTTATCATTACCTTCGTGCCTTTGATGATAGTCGGCAGTATTGCCCGTTGGTGTTATAAGATAAACTACTTCACTTTGATGGGATTGATTGCCGGGAGTACCACCGATCCGCCTGCATTGGCTTATTCGAATGGTGTTGCCGGAAATGATATGCCGGCAGTGGGATATGCTACCGTTTATCCTTTAACGATGTTTTTACGCGTTTTAACAGCCCAGTTATTGATACTTATTTTGTAAATTTGCACAATCGTATATTAATTCAGTATTCCTATGTCTTACGGTATAGCAGATTTGAGTATAGTTCCCATGCGGAGTGAAAAATCGGAACGGAGTGAGATGGTTTCTCAGATTCTTTTCGGTGAGGTATTTGAAATACTGGAGGTGGATGAGAAATGGGTATATGTCAGGATGTTGCATGATCGTTACGAGGGGTGGATCGATCGGAAAATGTATCTTGAAGTCACCGAAGAATTTATCGGTAAATACAAAGCCGAGGTATCTGTATTGGCTACGGAAGTGTTTAATATAGTCGTGAAAGACGGTGATTACGGGAATAAATTGGTGGTTTCGGGTAGTGTATTTCCTTTTTTCGATGCCACGACCAAGAAGATGCAGATCGGAGGAGATACCTATACTTTGGTCAGTAAAATGAAAGATGTCGGCATCGATAGTCTGAGGGATCTGATTATCGGTTATGCCTTGATGTATTACAATACGCCTTATCTTTGGGGAGGACGATCACCCTATGGGATCGATTGTTCGGGGCTTTCCCAGATTGTTTACCGGATGGCGGGAATCGATTTGCCGCGGGATGCTTCGCAGCAGGTGACGCTCGGACAGAATTATTCCTTCCTCGAAGAAGCGATGCCCGGTGACCTGGCTTTCTTCGGAGACGAGACCGGAGCGATCACTCATGTCGGAATTATTTGGGAACAAAACCGGATCATCCATGCTTCCGGGAGGGTACGGGTGGACAAAATCGACCATCAGGGAATTTTCAACGAAGACTTGAAACGTTATACCCATAACCTGAAAGTCATCAAACGAATCCTGAACGATTAAAAGGCCATAAAGTCGAACCCTTTTAACTCATACAACTCTTCTAACTCTGTAACTCTGTAACTCTTTTAACTCTGTAACTCTGTAACTCTGTAACTCTTTTAACTCTGTAACTCTTACAACTCTTTTTTTTCAAATCATTTCCCCCGCTTCCGGTCCGCAACAAAAAAGCAGATCCAGAATACTCAGATTCGGGGTAAATGGAAAACGGTCGCTGAAAGTCTGGCGATAAGGTTTCGGGATATAATCACAACCGGGTTGTCTATGGGAAACTTTGGGGTGGATAGCATTACGCAGATCCCTGTAATTGATATCCCCGATCGCGATATAATCCGTTGTAAGCCGGATGTCCCGTTTCAGTTTCAGAAAATCCAGTATAGTCGTTAAGATGGCCAGGTTATGGTCGAAAAGATAAGTCTCCTGCTTTTCAAAAAAAGGCATTAAATCGTCGATATAATATTCGTAATAAGGAGAATTTTTGTAAGCCGATTCGATACCCCGGAAGTGTAATTTTTGCCAGGGAGTCGGATACACGATTTTCAGGTCTTTTATCAGGGTTTTGCTGTTGGCTTTGGCTACCGGGACGGTCAATGCGATCACGCCGTTTGCGGTCATGATTTCACAACGGTTACGGTAACTCTGTTTTCCGAAGTTTTCATATTGCTCGATATACGTTACTTCTGCTTTTTTAAGACAAGAGAAGTAAGCTATCGGTGGAAAATAAGCTGTCGTTAATAAAAAAGGGTTCATAATAGATGTGCTTAATGAGCACAGGCAAAAATAGTAAAATATTTTTTGACTTCTCTGTTTGGTATATTTTTCCTCAATTTGTCGTAATAATTTAGCAGAAGTGTGTAAAAATTGTCATCTAAAAGTAACAAGTGTGTAATTTGCAAATTTTTGTCGTTAAAATATTGATAAAAATTTGTGAATATGCGGATTCCTTGCTATCTTTCGAATGCTGAATTGAACTGAACATAGCTACGTCTGATCGAGGATTTCTTTTCGGAACCGGAAAAAATAATTGCTTTTTTCCTCCGTTAACCGGAACATTTCCGCTGATAGAGCGTATAATGTTTGTTTGTATCCGGTAAAATAGCTGAAATAATAATATTTTATCGTAAACTTTCGTCAAGATTTTCAGAGATGTGAAAGGAAGTTAATGAATAGAATGTGTGGAGTGGAGGTGCGATAGTATTAAGTGATGGATGAATAGGTGTGAATATTTTACCGGGGGAATATTTTAAACGGTATGAAATGAAATTTGATATCACAGTCAACGATCCTTTGCTGGAACCTTTTCTTCCTGTTATCCGGCGTCGCCATGAACGCAGTGTGCTGAAAGAGCTGGAATTTACCAACCGGAAAAAGAAACTCGCCGATATTTTTAATAATCATCTTTATTTTGGTTTGCACCGGCTTCCTGGAAAAGGTTGGGTATTCCGGGAATGGGCTCCTCATGCTACGGCGATTTATCTGATCGGAGAATCGAATGACTGGCAACGAAGGGAGAATTTTAGCTTCCACCGGCTGGAGGGAGGGGTTTGGGAATTGGAATTACCCGAAGAAGCCCTCTGGCATGGGATGGATTACAAGTTCTGGGTAGAGTGGCCCGAAGGAGGAGGTGAACGGATTCCCGGGTATGTAAACCGGGTTGTACAGGACGATCTGACTAAAATTTTTTCAGCGCAGGTCTGGCAACCCGAACAAGTTTACCGGTGGCGTTATTCCGGTGTAGGAAGAAGGGAGCATCCTTTGATTTACGAAGCTCATATCGGTATGAGCATGGAGAATCGCCGGGTGTCTACGTTTAATGAATTCCGGGCTTATGTATTGCCCCGGATTGTAGATTTGGGGTACAATATGATTCAGCTGATGGGGATTCAGGAACATCCCTATTATGGTTCTTTCGGCTATCAGGTATCGAATTTTTATGCGGTCAGTTCCCGATTCGGAACACCCGACGACCTGAAACGTCTGATCGATGAGGCACATGGATACGGTATCGGTGTGATCATGGATCTTGTGCATTCTCATGCAGTCAAGAATGAAGCCGAAGGATTGAGTTGTTTTGCCGGAGATTATAACCAGTATTTTTATCCTGGTGAACGGGGTGAACATCGATTGTGGAATTCCCGTTGCTTCGATTATGGAAAAAATGAAGTGATCGGTTTTTTGTTGTCGAATTGTAAATATTGGCTGGAAGAATTTCATTTCGATGGCTTCCGTTTCGATGGGATCACCAGTATGCTGTATTGGGATCATGGTTTAGGGCGTGATTTTACGGAATACAAATTTTATTACGACGGTAATCAGGATGAAGATGCGATTACCTATCTGACTTTAGCCAATAAGTTGATCCATGAGGTGAATCCGGAAGTGATCACGATTGCCGA
Coding sequences within it:
- a CDS encoding ABC1 kinase family protein, whose translation is MRITDVYVGYLKITRIIQIGSILVKHGFKEMISHTFLGRRIRKRRIRQHKPVYTTQERLRLTIEDLGPTYIKFGQILADRPDILSERFRKELKKLQTNALPFDDHLAIRLIEDELGAEIKDVFSEFNPHCIASASIGQVYTGRLKNGKDVVIKIRRPNIDQKIKLDLYLMRYLAKKLALEYPEMAAINIVGVVDEFGESIFKELNYYNEATNILRFRDIFKDNPRIYIPHVDMKHTTHRMLIMERIFGMSPDDPLQLKAAGLDPVQIALNGAEALLIMVFKEGFFHADPHAGNLFILPGNRIAFIDFGMVGALRPREMDFLANLSIGFARRDPIGLADSMIRLCDQRFFDQRDDLIFSLQQMIKRFSQLPIEKFNYAKMIQDCIDLITKYGLCLPTGIFMLAKALATIQKVAERLDPDIPFAKLIIPYAKEVVMTQFSPRKMAASLFQTLKGYATLLQTAPGDISEILYKLKQGEIKHELQITDVPEFRKMLRNGASRLAYAILLVGLFIGAIGILDKRPDLKYGHFLLFVSSFLIFIVMLKWILRKKRD
- a CDS encoding putative transporter; amino-acid sequence: MEWIHTLFFGSGIGHSILLVAIVIFIGIYLGKVKIAGVSLGITWILFVGIIFSHWGMRMDAHALHFLKEFGLILFVYSVGLQVGPGFFASFKKGGLTLNLLAVLVIVLGVAITCVLYVVTGLPVTTMVGILSGAVTNTPGLGAAQQAYFDMTGKEGTEIAMGYAVAYPLGVVGIIAALILIRYIFRISFDKETESAQSQLEEKEARATHVSVRVKNPALFGKEVEAVATLIDKKFVISRVLHENNDLEIAYSRTHLQAGDKLFIIAAKQDMDAIIAFIGEKIEMHRSEWEKLDSKLVSKRIMITRSEINGKMLAQLHLRGGFGVNITRVNRAGVDLVASPGLELQIGDRVTVVGTEDSVKSVEKILGNSLRRLREPNLVPIFLGIALGILLGSIPFTFPGIPQPVKLGLAGGPLITAILISKFGPHYKLVTYTTMSANLMLREIGISLFLACVGLDAGVGFVDTVVNQGGFAWIGYGFIITFVPLMIVGSIARWCYKINYFTLMGLIAGSTTDPPALAYSNGVAGNDMPAVGYATVYPLTMFLRVLTAQLLILIL
- a CDS encoding C40 family peptidase; the encoded protein is MSYGIADLSIVPMRSEKSERSEMVSQILFGEVFEILEVDEKWVYVRMLHDRYEGWIDRKMYLEVTEEFIGKYKAEVSVLATEVFNIVVKDGDYGNKLVVSGSVFPFFDATTKKMQIGGDTYTLVSKMKDVGIDSLRDLIIGYALMYYNTPYLWGGRSPYGIDCSGLSQIVYRMAGIDLPRDASQQVTLGQNYSFLEEAMPGDLAFFGDETGAITHVGIIWEQNRIIHASGRVRVDKIDHQGIFNEDLKRYTHNLKVIKRILND
- a CDS encoding WbqC family protein, with translation MNPFLLTTAYFPPIAYFSCLKKAEVTYIEQYENFGKQSYRNRCEIMTANGVIALTVPVAKANSKTLIKDLKIVYPTPWQKLHFRGIESAYKNSPYYEYYIDDLMPFFEKQETYLFDHNLAILTTILDFLKLKRDIRLTTDYIAIGDINYRDLRNAIHPKVSHRQPGCDYIPKPYRQTFSDRFPFTPNLSILDLLFCCGPEAGEMI
- a CDS encoding alpha-amylase family glycosyl hydrolase — its product is MKFDITVNDPLLEPFLPVIRRRHERSVLKELEFTNRKKKLADIFNNHLYFGLHRLPGKGWVFREWAPHATAIYLIGESNDWQRRENFSFHRLEGGVWELELPEEALWHGMDYKFWVEWPEGGGERIPGYVNRVVQDDLTKIFSAQVWQPEQVYRWRYSGVGRREHPLIYEAHIGMSMENRRVSTFNEFRAYVLPRIVDLGYNMIQLMGIQEHPYYGSFGYQVSNFYAVSSRFGTPDDLKRLIDEAHGYGIGVIMDLVHSHAVKNEAEGLSCFAGDYNQYFYPGERGEHRLWNSRCFDYGKNEVIGFLLSNCKYWLEEFHFDGFRFDGITSMLYWDHGLGRDFTEYKFYYDGNQDEDAITYLTLANKLIHEVNPEVITIAEDMSGMPGLAMPVGEGGLGFDFRMSMGVPDYWIKLIEDKKDEEWHVGDMFYELTNKRPEEHTISYAESHDQAMVGDKTIFFRLVDKDIYTSMSVFDHSLRVDRGMALHKMIRLMTIATAGDGYLNFMGNEFGHPEWIDFPREGNNWSYEHARRLWSLVDDKDLRFRFLNEFDKAMISLAKKDGFFKPIPLPVVRDNERQILVFRRGAYLFVFNFNPQSSFSDYRFEVEAGKYLPVLDTDNQLFSGFNRIDDGLEHFTLYREGRNWLSLYIPSRTAVVLQLQEENLKMKK